aggaaaataaaggtgaAGCAGAGTGGGAGGGCTAATGAAAATTGAAAAGagttcagtagagtagaggaaagttatgggggagggagggagggaggtaaaggggaaatactgggcaatgatattgaccaaattatattgtatattttatacatatacaaacataaaacaacaaatcccaccattatgtacaattataatgcatcagcaaaaaaaaaaaaatgtgttccagGGGAAAAGATGAGCTCCaaaccaacagaaaaaaaaaaaataacttttaaaaaatcttaatttctaCTTCCAGAAAGGTACTCTGTCCACATaactttttagtatttggcagacacaacatctttgttcgtatgtggtgctgaggattgaacccaggctgcacgcatgccaggcaagcgctctaccgcttgagccacatccccagccctccacatAACTTTTTAAAGAGATAAATCAGTTATTTGTTTACAGATTGTCTACTGATTCTGTAATAAAACACATAACAACATGCCTGTTGTGCTAGattcttttggggggggggcagggttactggggattgaacccaggagcactttaccactgagtcacatcccccatccttttattttcttttttattttgagacagggtccccctAAATTGATTAAAGCCTCGATCGATTGCTGAGGCTGACATCAAACTCGCTGTCCTCCTGCCTTTGTTTCCcaaaccactggaattacagatgtgcaccaccacacccagctgtccTGAACTTTTGACAACACATCATTGTTGGATTCACTAAGTATGACTCCAACTTCACAATTTTTAGTTCATAATCCTCATCAACTGTGTATTAGGGGAGGCTGGAAATCAGGCTGAATCCATGAGTGAGGATAACTTCCATGAGAGTTGTAGATAGGAAATTCCTCTCAGTGAAGTGACAGGCACATCAAAAGGACCACTCAGAGGGTTTGGCCTTGTCTCCTGGAGTTGATAGACACCTGGACTTTCCCTGattcatatctgaaaaaaaaGTGCTGATTGTGAAAGAGTTGGCTCTGAAAGCCGAGCTGGAGTGATGCACACAGCAAGAGCAAACTCTATTTCCACAATATATAGAATGCCTTTATCTGACCTCATTAGACCCCATGGAAGATAACTTGGGCAATCTTGAAAGGGATTCCACCCAAAAGTACCACTCAGAGAAGTAAAGCAATCCCAAAAGTGAGTCCACAGGGAGTAAGTAGGTCACCAGAAAACAGGATGAAAGAAGTTGTAAGTAGCAAGTCAGCGAAAAAACATTGGGGAGCCCCCCTACCCACACAaccgtgtatgtgtgtttgtgtgtgtgtgtgaatgtgtgtgtgtgtccataccTACACCAGTCAAGGAATAGCCTTTTGGCCTTGACTTCTCAACTTCTCCCCGACCTTGAACTTAGAGTAACTGGAAGCATCATAGTAATATAGGGAGAAAGAATAAAAGATCAGAGGGAACAAAATAAACTAAGCTTggattaaacccaatcttgaatttaaaaattaaaattctgatTTTAGACTGTACTGGACTTTACAATATCTGGATGAAAAGATCATGTATTAATACTAGACAAAGTCATAAAAGCTATTTACTGGCCCAAGGTATTAGCCATAAGTGGAGTTAAATAGATCATCAGGAAGTGTTTATAATAGACATGTTGGGaagaaaaataaacttccttTAAGTTTATACCCTAAGTTTAAATTGTGCAATAAGACAGTTAACAGATGTAAATGTTGAAACATTGCCATAgcctagaagaaaaagaaaagctcttGCCTAACAGACCAAGAGGTATCTCCTTGAAAATCCCCCTGGGTGATTAAGAACACTATGCTTCAGGATGGGCAGAGGAGCCTTAAAAAGGTGGGAAACGGAATCAGAAAATCTGCTTAGTATCGCCCATGTCCCACACTAACAATGGAATTGGGATCACTCTGAATGGTTTGGGCTGGTGGCGAAAAGACCACATGGACACGGAAGCAATTTTTCACAAAGCGGAGGTTGCTGTCAGCTCTGTGACCTCAAGGTCCTCTTCCACACTGGAAGGCAAGAGAGTGAGTGCACCTGGAACCCTTTTATTTATAGGGAaaaggcattttatataatattctaaCCAAATAAGTCAGGAGATAAGGTTTCAAAAGGTGTTGCCCAATCCCATTGGGTAACGCTCAAGTACTGAGctgaagcacttcattgagagcgaAGGTAAAGGCCATTTGCTTTGCACAGCGCGTGGGTAGAAATGCCAGTCTAATATCCCCTTTATTCAAGGCTTTATTCATGGGCAGGGCGGCACCCCACAGCTTAGGATGGTGCCAAAGACAAACTTGAACTGCCCATCTCAATTTTTCTTTAAACCAGCCCTAATAGTTCAGTGATCCAGCTAAATTCATTAGCTCAGAGGGATAGAAAATGTTTTTTATAAAACTCAATGACTCATAGTATCCTATTGCTGCAACTTACTAGATGTTGAATTTGTAACTGCGTCTGACAAACACCTGCTCTTTCATTAATATTCAACATAGATATCACTTCTGGAAAGCCTTTTTCACATCACCAAACTGTTCCATGTGTCATCTAGGTGTCATAAGAGACTTAAGCGTGTCTTATGTGTCTGTGTCTCTTTCCCTAGACTATAAACCATTTGAAGAAAgacagtatcttatttttttagtCCTAACAATAGCAAAGTGCTTGACTCAGAATAACATGGGAAAGGAACAGTTTGTAAAACTGTGTCAGTGGGCCAGTTCTTGAACCAATCCTCCCAGGAAGTAAATATGGTTTTGTCATAAAATCATTAACTGtttagaattttaatacttaTGAAACATGTTTTAAATCCACACATGGATATGAATCTTTACTGCAAAATAATGCATGCTTATCATAAAATTTTCAAACAACACAAATAGTATAAAATTAAAGGCAAAATTACTCACCCTCCCTCCACAATCCCTCTGCCCACAAGTAACAGAATTAATACTGATATAAATTATTATGCATATATGTGCATGTAAATGCATAACCACATATGGTTTTATTAGAACCAATTGAACTAATTCAAAATTCTATATCATCAGAATACCCACCCTTGGAAATATTTGGTCTCCTACTCTTCTCCAATCTGAAATTCTTTCTAATCCAAGGGAATGCAATCCTGGTCTCATAACATTTGCCACTGCTGCCTTCTGGAAGTTAGTTCTCTTAACTTTTATGAGTCATTAATATAAGCTACCTGATTTTCTTATCCCCCACTACTCATTAAAGGAGTCCATCCTCTGTCTTGTGTGTGGAGCCTTGCAACTTAAAATACTAGAGCTTCATCTGGAAATTAGTCAAAAATTCCAAATCTCAGGTAATACTCCAGAGTTTTGGAATAAGAATCTGCAGCATAACACAATCTTCCAGGTGATTCATATGCACATTAAAGTTGGAGAACCACTTGTTACTTGGAGAAGTACAAAAAATACTGATGCCTGGGCTCACATGAGAGATTCTGATTTGTCTACCATAAATCCTGGATATCAAGAGTTTTCCCCAGTGGTGCTAAGATGAGAAGACAAGGCTGAAAATCACTAATCTAGACCATTGCTACTTAGTATAGCCTGTGAACTAGCAAAGTCAACATTACCTAAAAGCTTGTCAAAAAATTAGACTCTCGTGTCTCAACTAAGACATGCTGTAGTGTGAAGAGTGTCACTGAATATCAATTTCACATACAatctcaacttctatgagatagATCAACATTTTCAGATTCCACATGAGTAAGATCATACAGTACTTGTGTTTCTGTCCCTATTTCACTTAATACAATGATCTCCAGTTCTATCGATGTTGTTGCCAATGGACTTAATCTTCAAGTAACCAAGAGAATATAGAGTTCTGTTTAAGTTGAAGTATTTTAAGCTAGAGAGGAATGGTTTTCTCACAAACATCTCAGTATTAGAACTGTAGTCATACATAAAACTACCATTGATCCCCTCAAAAGTGATTCCTTAATGAAATTCAATCTCTTTCCAATAGAAAGCCTCCTAAAATTTATCTGATATTTCCCCTGgatcttctctttccttttagcCTATATACTAGAGTTAATATAGAGAGAAACAAGGCAAGTCCCAAAGGTTAGAAATAGAATGCACTCCAGGGGAAGAAGGAAAGCCTCAGAGATCACTTGGGGAGgtacccaggggtgttttacagTAATTCCTAAAATGAAACAGATTTAATATCCTTCGCATGTCAAATGATTCTGCAGAGTCCTGGAAAACAAGTCTCTGGACTTCCAGAAATGAAGTGCAATGAACCATATACAATGCCTGGTGTTACCTGGACTTTTTCTCATAAAGCCAGGGAGGAGATGCTTGATGCTGAGGTGATGTTCAAATCCATCATAGCCATTCCTCTCTCCAAGCTGATCCAGGAAAGCCGTCTGCATGTGTGAGAGAAAAAGACTGAGGGTCCCTATTACAACCCCCTCTGTAGTGCATTACAGAGTGCCTTTTACTTTATCAGTCTGGAGAAGTTCAAAGGAGGTAATGTAATAGTGTAATATAAAAGTTCCATATGTGAATACAGGACACACACTCATTGAATGAAAAGTTACACCCCATGGCTGAGTCACACTTGTAAAATGAGGAGTTAGAACGGATCATTATACAGTTTCTTTCAATTCTGTGATTTCATAGCTAAGATTATAAGAGATAATCTTTCAGAAAACAATCTCATTTTTCAGGAATAATCAAGTGACATGTTTCTTCTCTCAGGCTACCTATGAAGAGAACATACTAAGTGAGGGTCATTTGGAAGGAGGCTATCTAAGTAAGCTACCATACTTGCAGTAGGTGGACTGGTGGGTTGATAAGTTCATTGTTTGTTTTCTTGCACTGgagaggaaaatatttaaaaaaaaaaaaaactgtttcccTAGGATTGTAGGCCAGATAATGATTTATGAATCTCAAAAACATGAGAAACATTACGTTTATGGCATTAAAATGATGAAGATTTTAGTCTACTAACCTCACTGTTTCCAGAAAGTAATTTTGGTAATTTTAGAGTATGGGATTATGTAGAAGTTTGTTGACTCGGTTCATTATAATCAATGTGAAAACTCTGGAATTGATTACTCAGGCTTTTCCTTTAAACTCtcctcctctttgattatttcattAAGTAGCTACACTTTTCCCAGAGACGTGAGGAAAAAGAATAATAACGTTGCTGCTGATAAATCTCTTACAAGGTGTGGTGGTAGAAAAGATGAAATGTGGTGTGAAGTTGTCAGTGTACAAGGGACGGCATCCTGAACTGTTAGTCACATTAAGCAGGCACAGTCCATTTCTCAGACAAATGACAGGAGTCTCAGACCTCATAATTCTCATTTCCGGTTTAAATCTATGAGCCTAGACTGGTCCCTGACCTCAAGCAGAAAAAATGAATCACCTGTTGAGCAGCTAAGTCAAGGAATATGTTAAACAAATGTATTTGAATTCACCAATAATTGGAAAGCTGGACAACATTAGAGATTGGATGCTCAAAACTTCCCTTTTTGTGCTTCCTTTAAAACTATGAACAAGGGACTAGTGATATTGAAGTGGAACATATATGAGCCTTCCTTCAAATTCTATGTTTTTTAATTGTCTTTCAAATTCTTTTCTCTTGCGTTCCTGGAAGAGTTACTGACCTCCAATACACAAGACAAGAAATCTGAAATTAACAAAAGCTCAATATTGAAactaccatatttttaaaaactcttaatGGGTTCATTTTAAATACTAACCAGTTACAAGATTGGTTTAAACATAAGTATTTATAAATTTTACTTGTTCAATTCTTAAATACATAAGTCCTTTGCTATCCAAGTATTTCAAAatgtcccttttctttctttcagtcaGTAAAATTAATTCCAACAGATAAAATTGTAGCTAAAATTAATTCCAACAGATAAAATTGTAGCTAAAACCCCATTGATCTCAGattcttttaggaaaaaaaaaaactttatttttatcatcCAGAAAGCTTACTAAATAAACTAAACCCTTGTATCAACAACATAATTTCCTTTGTTACATCTAGGTGGGATTTGAAAATGATAAGTAAGATagtcttgtttttttgtttgtttgtttgttttctttttttgttgttttggtttttgttttgcatAGTGTGTATAAAAAaacacttaacctctctgtgccttggttttctcatcGTTAAATGAGGATAAGAATATTACTTTCTTCATAGgcttgttgtgaggattaaatgaaaaaaaaattaaaatgaacatataaTAGGTAAAGATATTGAAAAATAATACTTATTCTTTGAAGTAAAGATATTTGATAGAATAAGGATTTTTTTAGGTGTTATTCAACTGGctaaagtgaaatttaaaaataaaacccttaAAGGAAAATTTAAGAGCAGCTCTCAGTGGTGGATATAATAATGTCTATGACAATTCAGTTGGTTAGACTGTTCTGAAAGGCCAATGTCCTATTGTGAGTTTTATTTCCATGTGGTAGTGTACTGATTTCTTGTTACTAAAGGTCTAGTTTGGGCTGAATAAGATAAAATGGATGATTTTGTGCATGAGGACTCATAATCAACAttggaaaaacaaatcaaaagctGAAAAGCTCTTGTTAAAACTCCAAGGGGGAATAAAAAGAAATCTATCTAATTGTACCACTGGTATATAAAATCCTAGTTGCGTTGGATTATAGAGAAATAATACTGAGATTTATAACCATATTTCAAGTATGATAGGATTTGTTTCAGTTGGTCTCAGAATATtcatatagttttctgtaagctcAAGTTTCCTCCTCAGTAAAAAGATTTTAAGTCCGAGAGACAGGTTGAAAGTAAGGAAATTTGGATTAAACTCATGTCTTTCTTCTTCATAGATTTAGGTCCCATGAACAGATCAGCATCACATACTGTGACTGAGTTTGTTCTCCTGGGATTTCCTGGTTgctggaagatacaaattttcctcttttccttGTTTTTGATGATATATATCTTGACTTTGCTGGGAAATGGCGCCATCATCTGTGCAGTTAGATGCGACCCACGGCTACACACCCCGATGTACTTTCTGCTGGGAAATTTTGCCTTCCTTGAGATCTGGTATGTTTCTTCCACTGTTCCTAACATGCTAGCCAACATTCTCTCCAAGACCAAGGCCATCTCATTTTCTGGGTGCTTCCTccagttctatttcttcttttcacTGGGCACCACTGAATGTCTCTTCCTGGCAGTCATGGCTTATGACCGATACTTGGCCATCTGCCGTCCACTGCACTACCCTACCATCATGACTGGAAGGCTCTGTAGCACACTGGTATCTTTATGTTGGCTCATTGGATTTCTTGGATATCCAGTCCCCATTTTCTTCATCTCCCAACTCCCTTTCTGTGGCTCTAATATCATTGATCACTTCCTGTGTGACATGGACCCATTGATGGCTTTGTCCTGTGCCCCAGCTACCATTACTGAAACTATTTTTTATGCTCAGAGTTCCCTTGTCCTCTTTCTTACTATTATGTACATTCTTCGATCCTATACtctgttgctcagagctgtttttCAGGTCCCTTCTGCAGATGGCCGACGAAAAGCCTTCTCTACTTGTGGCTCTCATTTAGTTGTGGTGTCTCTTTTCTATGGGACAGTCATGGTAATGTATGTGAGCCCTACATATGGCATCCCAACTTTGATGCAGAAGATTGTCACATTAGTATATTCAGTAATGACTCCCCTTTTTAATCCTTTAATCTATAGTCTTCGTAATAAGGACATGAAACTTGCCCTAAGAAATGTCTTGTTTGGAATGAGAATTGGTAAAAACTTATGAGTCAAGAATGCATAACCCAAGTTATAATGAGGAGCGAGGTGGAGGTGTATTAGTtctttcagtgccacctggtcctcAGTTTAAGGAGTCAGagatcatatatttcacctggaaTTGTGCCcagtataaatatatttttggtaCTGACTACTTAAACCTTACTGCACCAGTCTTCAACACCTAATGAAATTTGTTCAAGCCTGTCCTGATTGGAAAGATCGGACAGGATTGCTGAATAAGATAAAATGGATGATTTTGTGCATGAGGACTCATAATCAACAttggaaaaacaaatcaaaagctGAAAAGCTCTTGTTAAAACTCCAAGGAGGAATTAAAAGAAATCTATCTAATTGTACCACTGGTATATAAAATCCTAGTTGTGTTGGATTATAGATAAATAATACTGAGATTTATAACCACAATAATTTCAAGTATGATAGGATTTGTTTCCAGTTGGAAACAAATGTGAGATGCTCTCCTACTAAGATGGCTGATGGTTTATCATTGTATATCTTATTCTTCCCTGCAACAAGACAATAAAACAATGCTGTTCAACTATCGATGCATTCCTGGTAGTCTCTGCATGGTAGGAACCAGCAGTACTACTATAGAAAGCATACTGTAAGACTTAAAATGAATTTTTTGAGACGCTGAGGATATAGTTTAATGATAGCTTGCTTAgcttgcatgaggtcctgggttaaaCCCCAACACCACCccaaaaaattaaaagtgctttttaaatctcttttcatttaaatttattttttaactgatacagaaaaataaaagttgtaGTAACATGTGATGTTTCAAAATGTGTATACATTACATGTTTTAAATCAGCATAAATGGGTAAGCATATCTGTTCAAACATTCGTTATTTCTTGATGAAAATTTTAATacactttcttctagctttttgaaatgtacacttcatttctttatttatagTTACCCTACTGTGCAATAGCACACCAGAACTTCTGGCCCCTTTCTAACTATAACTGGATATtttatctcaattttttttttacaaaataatagaTGGTGGATGTAACAAATAGAAGCAATTTGGAAGTATATAAAATGACGGGTTTCATATATCCATTTACATGATGGATTTTCCATTTTCACCCTCAGTCCTACCAATCCTCTCTCCGCTCCTCAGAGTCAATGTGTCTAACCTCCTCTGACATTCCACACCTTTCTTAACATGGCCCTGCTAAACCTAGCTTCTTTCTTTTCCATTACTTCCCAGCATGAACCCTCAGCTCTTGTCAGGCCAGTCACTTTATTCCACTCCCTATCACCTGTGCTTCTTTCTTAGACTGTTCTTTCAACCTGGAGGGCCACTTGTCATCTTATTCCATGCAActtgagaaaaataattaaaacttatATTCTTAAATTCTTATTCGGTAAAATGAGTATGAAGTATGTCTTATAAAATTATCATAAGGGCCAGACAGGGTATTGCATGCCTGGAATCCTGGCAAAttgggaggctgacgcaggaagatcacaattttaggccagcctcagcaactaagccaggccctaagcaacttactgagactctctctcaaaaatacaaaaatgaaaaaaggagggctgaggatatggctcactgCCTAAGCGCCTCTGAGCTCAATCTctagcccccccccccgcctcaaAAAATGATaagtattaaatgaaataatttatgtaaagacCAAAGCACAGTAAGAGACATTTTGGGAGGTGTGGAGCacacaggtttttttttctcctctgcttccTACCTTTCAAAACTGACTATGAACAGTTTGCTAGTTATCTTTCAGAATTTTGCTACACTCATAGAAACCTTAATACTTAAAGATGGCTTGTTTATAAACCAAGTTGGTAGATATATAATTTGACCATCATAAGGGgactgaagggctggggatgtagctcagaatcATAATGTTTGCCCATCATACAAGAGGTACtggcccagcacacacacacacacacacacacacacacacacaaatctgttGGTGATTCATAAAGGAATTGGATAGAGTAGACACTCTGAAGTCAGACTTATTTATCCTACTCATCTTCTTATTACCTATGTGATCTTGGACAACTTGCTTGAACACTATGAACTTCAGctacttcatctataaaatgggataaTAACAACACCTTAGGGTTGTTGGGTTGTTATGAATCGATTCTTGTAAAGCACTTAGAATTATGACTGGAAAATGATAGAGCTGAATAAACATCAGATTAAAGATAAGTATTTTTAACTCAACAAAATCATGGTATCTTTCAAATTCAGTTCATATGCTTtgaatggtggtgcatgcctataatcccagtgacatggaaatctgagacaggaggattacaaatttgaagcCATCctaggtaacttagcaagacactatctcaaaatgaaaaataaaaaggattggcaaTATAAATCAGTgatagcacccctgggttcaattgtcagtaccaaaagaaaaaaattatagtttatataattttacctcatttcatttaacaaatatactgtgttccattttgtgaccatttcataatttatatattcacTACTCAATTATTAATACTATATTGTATCTAAGactttataattaaaataatacttcAATTAATGTCCTTGAATATGTCCATATTGACATTTCAtaattggaacaataaatcctGGGACAAAGGAAATGTGCATTTTAATTATGAGAAGCATTGCTAAATTAGGTGCCCAAAATGGTAtgggacaaatggtgctaggttAAGTCAATATCCTTAtcaaaagaatgaagttggatgTTTACCTCACATTATATatcaaaaaaaatgcaaaaatgtatcaaaaacctaaatgcaaaagttaaaactataaaactcttagaagaaaacatatttaAACCTTCAGAAGGTTGGATTAAGCAATGGTTTGTTAGATATGATACTTAAAGTACAAGCAAACAAGAAAAAAGTAGATGAattagatttcaaaataatttttttttgtgcttCAAGGGAAATAACAACTATTCAGAAAGTGAAATAACAGCtattatggtctgaatgtttgtgttcccCCAACCAAAGTTCACATGTTGAAATCATAACGCCCAGGGTGAGGGTTTAGGAAAGTGGGTCCCTTTGGGAGATGATTAGGTCATAATATCAGATCCTCAGGCACAGAACTATTGCCCTTATCAAACAGGTTCAAGGACACTCTTTTGCCTCAGGACAGGAAGGTGCTGTTTTTGGACTAAGAAATAGTTACTTCCTAGATACTGAACCTGTTGATGCCTTGATCTTACTTCTCACACTCCAGAACCATGAAAACTAAATTTCCAATATTTATAAGCTACCAAGTTTATGATATTTTCTTATAAAAACTGAACAAACTAAGATAACTCAtggaataaaatatttgtaaatcatgTATCTAATAAAAGTTTAGCATccaaaatacataaagaactcttaCAACTCCACAATAAAACTTAAATgacccaatttttaaaataggaaaaggtCTTGGATAGACATGTATCCAAAGAACGCTATACAAGTGTCCAATAAGCACATGAAGAGATAGTTAATATCCTTAATcattaagaaaagaaagatcaaaatcacaatgagacaCTATTCACACCCACTTAGCAAACCTAGAGTCAAAAAGACAGACAATACTAAGTATTGACCAGGATGTAAAAAAAATCTGAGCCTCATACCTTGCTagcagaaatgtaaaatgctgcaGTCTCTTTAGAAAACAATTTGGCAGTTCCCTAAGTAAAATTGAATTACCATATGACCTAAAATGTGTAAGTATAtacaaaagaatttaaaatatgtttacatgtaaaaacacacacaaagcattattcataatagccaaagagTGAAACGGCTTTATTATC
This region of Callospermophilus lateralis isolate mCalLat2 chromosome 3, mCalLat2.hap1, whole genome shotgun sequence genomic DNA includes:
- the LOC143393903 gene encoding olfactory receptor 11H4, with amino-acid sequence MSFFFIDLGPMNRSASHTVTEFVLLGFPGCWKIQIFLFSLFLMIYILTLLGNGAIICAVRCDPRLHTPMYFLLGNFAFLEIWYVSSTVPNMLANILSKTKAISFSGCFLQFYFFFSLGTTECLFLAVMAYDRYLAICRPLHYPTIMTGRLCSTLVSLCWLIGFLGYPVPIFFISQLPFCGSNIIDHFLCDMDPLMALSCAPATITETIFYAQSSLVLFLTIMYILRSYTLLLRAVFQVPSADGRRKAFSTCGSHLVVVSLFYGTVMVMYVSPTYGIPTLMQKIVTLVYSVMTPLFNPLIYSLRNKDMKLALRNVLFGMRIGKNL